A single window of Pyrus communis chromosome 10, drPyrComm1.1, whole genome shotgun sequence DNA harbors:
- the LOC137747282 gene encoding uncharacterized protein isoform X1, with protein sequence MPKRRLSDSDVEETSENSSAESEDAGKPINGGKNPAGAVSEYEKRRLSRIAENRARMEALGLPKIASSLMGSGPNAKKKKEQKKGKAKVLEDDEDYRPDEDQEGPSSSGSREEEAMEEDDDDDFVTVKTKSGSRGKKNKSAKSKKVLSLSTLSNDDCIDDDEALKHAISLSLQGSHVKNANVTGRKGNPQIQEDTGRRKRKNSFASRLQMTEDELILHFFQFDEKCDGGISIADVQRLATTHDFMWNKEELADMIHCFDSDGDGKLSLEEFRKIVVRCNMIKEPEQS encoded by the exons ATGCCGAAACGCCGTCTCTCCGACTCAGACGTCGAAGAAACCTCCGAGAACTCCAGCGCAGAGTCGGAGGACGCGGGAAAACCCATCAATGGCGGGAAAAACCCAGCGGGAGCAGTGTCGGAGTACGAGAAGCGGAGGCTATCGAGAATTGCAGAGAACAGGGCGAGAATGGAGGCTCTGGGTCTGCCTAAAATCGCTTCTTCTTTAATGGGTTCGGGCCCGAatgcgaagaagaagaaggagcagAAGAAGGGGAAAGCCAAGGTCTTGGAGGACGACGAGGACTATAGGCCTGACGAAGACCAGGAAGGACCCAGTTCGTCTGGTAGCCGAGAGGAAGAAGCCATGGAGGAGGACGATGACGATGATTTTGTGACTGTAAAAACAAAATCTGGTTCGCGGGGAAAAAAG AATAAAAGTGCAAAATCTAAGAAGGTTCTTTCCCTAAGCACTTTGAGTAACGATGACTGCATCGATGATGATGAAGCATTGAAGCAT GCAATTTCTCTTTCATTACAAGGCTCTCATGTGAAAAATGCTAATGTTACGGGAAGAAAGGGAAACCCTCAGATACAGGAAGATACaggaaggaggaagaggaaaaaTTCG TTTGCTAGTCGGCTCCAGATGACAGAGGATGAGTTGATTTTGCACTTCTTTCAGTTTGATG AGAAATGTGACGGGGGAATCTCTATAGCAGATGTACAAAGATTAGCAACTACCCATGATTTTATGTGGAATAAGGAGGAGTTGGCGGACATGATTCACTGTTTTGATAGTGATGGAGATGGAAAG TTGAGTCTGGAGGAGTTTCGAAAGATTGTCGTTCGTTGCAACATGATCAAAGAGCCCGAGCAGTCTTGA
- the LOC137747282 gene encoding calmodulin-like isoform X2, whose product MPKRRLSDSDVEETSENSSAESEDAGKPINGGKNPAGAVSEYEKRRLSRIAENRARMEALGLPKIASSLMGSGPNAKKKKEQKKGKAKVLEDDEDYRPDEDQEGPSSSGSREEEAMEEDDDDDFVTVKTKSGSRGKKAISLSLQGSHVKNANVTGRKGNPQIQEDTGRRKRKNSFASRLQMTEDELILHFFQFDEKCDGGISIADVQRLATTHDFMWNKEELADMIHCFDSDGDGKLSLEEFRKIVVRCNMIKEPEQS is encoded by the exons ATGCCGAAACGCCGTCTCTCCGACTCAGACGTCGAAGAAACCTCCGAGAACTCCAGCGCAGAGTCGGAGGACGCGGGAAAACCCATCAATGGCGGGAAAAACCCAGCGGGAGCAGTGTCGGAGTACGAGAAGCGGAGGCTATCGAGAATTGCAGAGAACAGGGCGAGAATGGAGGCTCTGGGTCTGCCTAAAATCGCTTCTTCTTTAATGGGTTCGGGCCCGAatgcgaagaagaagaaggagcagAAGAAGGGGAAAGCCAAGGTCTTGGAGGACGACGAGGACTATAGGCCTGACGAAGACCAGGAAGGACCCAGTTCGTCTGGTAGCCGAGAGGAAGAAGCCATGGAGGAGGACGATGACGATGATTTTGTGACTGTAAAAACAAAATCTGGTTCGCGGGGAAAAAAG GCAATTTCTCTTTCATTACAAGGCTCTCATGTGAAAAATGCTAATGTTACGGGAAGAAAGGGAAACCCTCAGATACAGGAAGATACaggaaggaggaagaggaaaaaTTCG TTTGCTAGTCGGCTCCAGATGACAGAGGATGAGTTGATTTTGCACTTCTTTCAGTTTGATG AGAAATGTGACGGGGGAATCTCTATAGCAGATGTACAAAGATTAGCAACTACCCATGATTTTATGTGGAATAAGGAGGAGTTGGCGGACATGATTCACTGTTTTGATAGTGATGGAGATGGAAAG TTGAGTCTGGAGGAGTTTCGAAAGATTGTCGTTCGTTGCAACATGATCAAAGAGCCCGAGCAGTCTTGA